TCGTGATGACAAAGTATGCGGATGCATCGGGACCAGTGCAATCGCATCCATACTCGGATGCAAAATTGGCCCGCCACCTGAAAGTGAATACGCGGTTGAACCTGTTGGCGTGGAAACAATCAGGCCATCACTATGCTGACGATAGACATATTGCCCATCAATATTCAGCTCGAAATCGATCATATGAACCGATTTTCCCGAATGCAGTACCACATCATTCAATGCAATTGCATCATAAATCGTTTCACCATTGGTTCTGACTTCCATTTCCAACAAGAAACGGCGATCCAGCTGAAACTGACCTTGCAAGACTTGATCAAGCTTAAATATCGCTTCTGCTGGCTTGATATCGGTTAAGAAACCCAGTCGACCACGGTTAATGCCGATTACAGGGGTATTGTGTCGAACCAATGCACGTGCAGCATGTAGTAATGAACCATCCCCTCCGACAACCACGACTAGATCAACCACTTCACCCAGTAAATTTCTGCTAACGGTCTGCCCATGACTATAAGGCACCAGTTTGGCTGTTTCCTGATCAAAAACGGGGTTTAAGCCTAAAGTGATCAAATGATCATGAATTAAACATAACGTTTCTACTACAGAATATTTGTCTGGTCGTCCAATTAGACCAATATTTCGAAAGGATTTATGTGAAATTTGCACGAATAATTCAGCTCCGTCGCGATTACTGACTATCATATCATTAACAACCAATGTTGCGT
This genomic stretch from Acinetobacter sp. C32I harbors:
- a CDS encoding NAD(+) kinase; this encodes MQISHKSFRNIGLIGRPDKYSVVETLCLIHDHLITLGLNPVFDQETAKLVPYSHGQTVSRNLLGEVVDLVVVVGGDGSLLHAARALVRHNTPVIGINRGRLGFLTDIKPAEAIFKLDQVLQGQFQLDRRFLLEMEVRTNGETIYDAIALNDVVLHSGKSVHMIDFELNIDGQYVYRQHSDGLIVSTPTGSTAYSLSGGGPILHPSMDAIALVPMHPHTLSSRPIVVGGQSEVKITIRENRVLPMVSADGQHSVALNVGDTVHIRKHPFKLSLLHPPGYDFYMACRTKLGWNQDFESFQQDDS